TCCAATTGGCTTTTTAGCTGTCATCTGGTTCCCATGGAGTCCTGGTGAAGCAACAGCCAAGCAGAAAATGATAacagagggcctaaatagaaatataagtgtCTGTAGTgtaaattaacaataacaataaagctgtagcctcacagagcaactgTTTTCTTGTCTGACAGGTTCAGTGACCCTGAAGCCAAattggaaagcaaataatttaaatacaggAAAATAGGCCATTCTATGCCAAAGTCAACTTAAAACAACTCATTTCAACACCCTGTTTATATGGAGGGTATAAATCCTATGATGACCATTCCAACGTTTTTGTCTTTGACTgctatccattttaaaaaaaaatgctgaaagcCAATATCTATTTTTAACTGTATTCAATGTTTTTAATggcatttctatggttttttttttataattttcttttttcatttataggTAACAACAACTAAAAATGCTAACAGAACTTCTATATTTAGGACACAGTAGTCAGTGAACAGTACATAACATATTTAAAGGTGGACACAATTTGAGAGatggcaatttttttctcttttgtgtgtGCAAATAATGGCCATTCATTTCATTTCATCATTTGTAGCAGGTGGTACTCCAGAGTGTAGGCTAGTCCAAGCGCTGGAAAAATGGCAGCTAGACAACACTAcattgtgggttagactgagcagCCACGATTTCTCTTTGTATCTGTTACTTTTTTGCCAGCAATGTAAAATCTGCATTACTGGCAGTTAAAGAGTTAAAGTTAAGTCAGCCCCATCATCTGCCTTGTATCTATTGGATAGTATTAGTTCAGAGAAGGTTTTTAACTGTAACAGCTATATTTGTACAGATGTAAAAAATGTGGAGCAGAAATACAGCACTGTTTTTACATATTCTATTGCCATACCGAAGCTGGAACATaatgggggttattaactaaacctcaaatttttctggtcgggccTTTTgggtcaaaaactttttttttttccgagatttattataccccgatgctgcaaataGCCAAAATCCAGAAATCCGCCCCCTCAGACCTGTCAAGGCCAtgtgaaagtcaatgggagatgtccctatcctgatttgaagatatcatggtttgtttttcaggcaaaatccAAAAGAATCAAGCGATTCTGGAGAAAAGTCTGAAACAAACTTATGATTCGGGttattgctcgattttattgagttttttattGATTCAccaagacaacgctaattcactaaaatccaaagttgcgtccagggcgccgaacgctggtgaagttgcactagcattactgcgcaagcaaagcgaagttgtgctagcgttgcctaatttgcaaatggcgggaagttaaagttcaatggatttacacgtatatgttgcagcaaatatattacattacacaagcccgggaaacgttaataaaataaaatagagttgttatattgcccttctCATGAgcacagtgtatagtttatgtgccatatgttagtaaatgtaggggggaagccattacccccaaaaaaatttacgctcttttgtagcctatcatcctgaaaaaaggaaaagacgccagcgttttttgggacttttcaactaaattttgaggaagtcctatctactctagcgaatgaagtaacgttcagtaaaatccgcatcttattgaatttgcagaattagatccgttcgccagagcgaaaattcaactggcgttagagtgcgaagtgatgcctgcacccgttaggAAATCTGTGAAgctccaaaatgacgtcacactggtgaattttcgatagccttagtcacttcgccctttagggaatctacCCCTAAGTCTGATGGCACACGTGGACATTAGTCAACTGATATTGCCAAGAAAACTTCAGAAAAAGAGATGCTTATGTTTTTGCACTgataatttacattattgccagtgggaaagcattttcaggagattagttgccagtgGAAGAGCAGATTTTCCCCGTGTACCATAGCTCTAACAGATCTTGTTGGTTATTAGAACAGCCAATTCCTGGTCAATGTCTTCATAGCTAtctttatttgtttgtttctcAATGAATATATAATAGGGTTTAGGGCAGGGGGCAGCACTGTGTACAAAACTGCAGCAGCTCGGTCTTGGTCTAATGAGCTTTGTGAAGAAGGTCGTATATAAGTGAATATAGCTGTTCCAGTTAAAAGTAGAACAGCAGTGAGGTGGGCACTACAAATAGCAAAAGCACGCTTCCTGCCTTCTGTATTTGAAGTTTTCATAAGGCATCTgcttataaaaatataagaaagaaTGGTGAGGAAGAGGGTGGCTGTTATCAGGGTTCCAGTGACACCATTGAGGAGGTGTAAATTAAGAGAAGTATCTGTACAAGCCAACTTCAGCAATGGCTTAATGTCACAAAAGAAGTGGTTTATCACATCTGGGCCACAAAATGGAAGCTTTGCTGTTAACAGAGTATGCAAGAGAGAATGCAAAAATCCAAGCATCAAACATCCAAGAGAAAGTTGTAGACAAAGTCGTACGTTCATGATGGATGAATACCGCAAAGGGTTCTGAATGGCCACATAGCGGTCATAAGACATCGCTGAAAAAAGTATGGCTTCAGAACTTCCCAGGaaatgaagaaaatgtatttgtaggaTGCAGCCAGTAAAtgaaattgtcttttttgttgaaaacaaATCAGAGAGCATCTTGGGAGCAACAACAGAAGAGTAGCAGATGTCAATAAAGGCTAAATTCCACAGGAAAGAGTACATGGGAATATGGAGGCTGGAGTCAGAAATGATGATTAACATAATCAAAAAATTGCCTGTCAAGTTTAATGAATAGATGATTAAAACACAAACAAAGAGGATTATTTGAAGTCTTGTATGATCTGTCAGCCCAAGCAGGACAAAGTCAGTTACTGATGTTTTGTTTCCTGGGACCATGTGGTATCTGGAATCTGTATAGGAAATAATGGGATTATTAATAAAGAGGTAAACATAGTTACAATGACAGATACAAAAAGTGTATTTTCAACCAACTGAATTTACTACATTTCGGGGCCCATTTTATAAGGGTCGaagggaattttcaaatttaaaaccttcaaatttcgaagtaatttttgggtacttcgaccatcgaataagccaaaattctatttgaattgaaaaaacttcacagattcgaccattcgaaaatcaaagtactgtctatttaaaaaacttaaactttgccaccttaaacctgccgaattgtcgccgcaaaacaaggcgattagtcaccaggtgaccaaatctccccaaaacccccagtgtggcctgaccctaaaggagaAGAAGAATTAAACATTTGGGGGTTGAATCAGTTTGTTAGtggtaaataaaacaactcaCTGTTTAGTGAAGCCACCTTGAGTAATCTCATATTTTGTAGAATGTCCACACTCCTAGGTATACCTTGTACTAATTCAAGCTGCTATTTACAGGTGTTGTTTCTacatctacagtatgtatttCTTGctacatatttcatattttttttacttctgactaAAATCTGGTACAGTTTCAAAAAGTGCACACAGTCACTAactccaaggatggaaaaagtctgaatcgaaaaccaggcatctcagacctgtcaaagttgcatataagtcagtggcagaagtCCTGAaaatatcttgatctgcactggatttcgtgcaataatccaaagattttgtggttttccggcaaaaatccaaaaagtctgaattttcgtgcagaaaatccgaaaaattcatacaatcTGAATATTTCActagttttttgtgttttttcccacacaggagattttttgggaaaatgtattgataaataaggagaaaaaaacctgtgcggttTTGGTCAGagaagttttcagaaaataatgagataaattcagaatttgataaatgagcctccctATAACAGTTTGCATTGctcacataattatatatataatttcacttTGGTGAATtatagcatatacaggtatgggaccataatgctcgggacctggggttttctggataacggatctttccgtaatttgggtcttcatgccttaaatctactagaaattcattttaacattaaaaaaacccaataggctggttttgattccaataaggattaataatatcttagtttgcatcaagtacaagctactgttttattattacagagaaaaaggaaaatattttaaaaaatttggattatttggataaaatggagtctatgggagacagccattccgtaattcggagctttctggatatcaggtgtTGGTGAAAAAAAGACTTTAGCAGGTTTAAggctaaataaaaaattttttaaagtaaaaaacaataaagcagaaatactGTACTTACCCCTGCTGAAAAATAACAAACATTAATTCATACAACTTGTTGTTACATCGAAGTTATATGATTTATCTAGTTTAGTCTCCCttctggaaaataaatatgtaaacacatGGTAGATCATTATTTGTGTGTGAGATAAGTCACAAAGTTGTTATTATTCAGTTCTTAGTGCTGATGGGCCTGTGTCAGTGTCTCCTCCACAGAATAAAGGGAATAATGTAGGGGGGCTTATAATATAGCTGTGACTGGATAATGACtacaggggattttttttttgaagtcatgggaataaaatcatatttatcgTATTAATGAGATAAGGGAATATCTTATAAAAACACCAGTTGTTAAGAAGGAAATTAGTCGCTCAATAGTACTACCACAATTACATGGCATTTCCGTTTATTCTTTCAgaagaaatatttaatatatcatgGGTTTTGGTGAGATTGGGAACCAGCATATTGCACTTGCCGGGGAAGGGCAGTGTGATAGCtctgtttttttctgccaaaTATTGCACTTAAAGCTTCATTGATCTTGCCAGTAATAAAGTTGTGGAGTTTCAACTAGTTCAATACAGTGAAACATCATCTTCTACTGCCATGAAAAACCTTGCTTTTACAAGATGCCTTGACAGAGTCCGCAAAGAGGGAATTCATGTATATATCAAAAAAAACCAAAGAGAGTGATGAATACAAAATCAGTCATTAACTTGATGTGTGGCACTAGGccaagaacataaaaaaaatgattcctgTGAGTCAACGAAAACAATGTAAGGTATTAGGTTTTTGGGTCAAGTCAATAATAAAGCACTTCTGGTGGTGTATCCGTAACTGTCAGGGAGATCAAGATTTTGAGAGAAATGTGGCTGTCTCTCCTTCACCACATTGTCAACAAACAGACATGGCAAGGCTGTAAAAAGTACCCCAAATACACTCATGCTAgattaacaaaagaacaataccAATCAAAAGAGTGGCTTGTAAAAGGCAGTGCTGCTTATCTGAAGTTTATAGAGATTGTTACTAATCCTGTCCTTATTGCAGACCTCAAACATTTGGTGAACAACTGCCACACAGGACTcttgggggggaattcacaaaagtgtcgggaacgaaaaaatgtcattaaaatgtcgtagaaagtgtcgtagcaacagccgacaaattcacagagcatttctccgcaaattttccgacatgtacgacacttttaaattagtgtcgttaaaagtgggcgtggttttttcggcgccacttttcccgacatttttatgaattactcgtaaactcattttttttactgacaatttttcagacactttaggctctccaaaacgaaaatgtcggtcaaattgtcttttgaaaagtcatggtaaatgtcgtttgtacgatgaaaagatatacgacattttagaaaattgtcggacttacgagacattcagagatggtaacatctgcctttgtgaatttgccgtttgtacgacattttacaaatttgtcgaccgccacttctgggttactttttttaccgacacttttgtgaattccccccttggAGTGCTACCATTCAAAGATGCTTAAATAAAGAACCAAAAGCATCCATTTTACAAAGGACGCTATGGTGCAAGAACAAGTCTTGTAGCCCTTTATTACAACTTCAACACCAACAAGCTGTAGTAAAATGGCAAAACAATGGGAGTAGCAGAAGTTGATGAAAAGTGTACCAATCTATTATTCCCACGATCCAGGAAACAGTGGGTTGGTCGTATTGTTcatgaaaaaacctcaaattaatatatttttccttttatggaAGACTTTTTGAATATTAAGGGAAGCTACAAACCACACATGTTtccacagggcagccatcagggggggacaggggggagagttgtagggggcccgagggtaaggggtaccccggccacaccacacttacttgattagccgtcCCCctatctttctgagagctgctgactttgggaaggcatggacgtttaaggggccctggccaccaattttcttataatgtgggggggggggctggccaccaattttggccaccatttttttctcatgtggggtcctagccaccaatattttttaatgggggggccctggccacaaatgtttttatgggggggccctgaccaccaatatctatttattttttattaacatgtgggaaccctagccaccaatattttttttgtttttctactgtatggtggggagggcggacctgtaagtggggcttgcggtgggcgcagcccagggggcccaggaaattttgtagtacggggccctgtgatttctgatggcggtcctgtgttTCCGTGACAGACACATTGCCAAATAATAGAGTTCTATATAATCTGGAAAATGGTGTGCATATTTACACAAGTTAAATCAATTGTGTTTGAGTGAGTGTGGTGGCCTGCCTGAAGTTGAACTGTggaccttggggcaaattcactaaccccctaaaattcgccagtgacggcttcgctcacatcgcaacacttcaccaggcatagatttgccaggacaacgctaattcactaaaatccaaagttggaaccagggtgccgaacgctagcattcGCCATAGCACAAATTCGGCAggtgttagggagcaaagtactgcTACAGACTagctccttcgctagcgaagttacgccatcgaccattagtaaatcggcgaagtaccgaattTTCTcctgcattagtcacttcgccctttagtaaatttgcccccttgtgtttaCAAGAATTATCTAAGGGGTTATTGAAATTAATTAATACAaggcactttattcactgtaaGCACTTTATATGTAATTACTTAATGAATCAATATCAAATCCTGATTACATGATTGGAACACACATGATTGATGCAAAtgaattttattgtatttaatgcaCAATTCATTTTTTCACACATAAATTTTCAcgcattaaatacattaaatgattttctttattgtttatcaCATTATGATCATGTTATATGGATGGTTCTTGAAAAATTGCTGTACAAGTGGTAACATTTACAAATGGGAATATTAATAAATCTCCTTCAAAGTTTACAACTTTGTCAACTTAGTTTCATATAAAACATACTCTTAAATGTGAGCACTATGGTAACCTTGCTTATTTAATACAGGGTATGCTTTATTCATTTTAGTTGCCCATTTAGTTGataaaataatatactttaatttataaaatatgacagGCTCCCATATCTGGAATATGTTTTGGTAACAATCCTAGTTAGGGTTGTTAGCATTACAAAGGAACAATGTTCCACTGAGAAAACAGACTCAGGGTGGTGGATTAGAAAAATCCCTGGCATAACATAAGACAGTAAATGTTAGGACCCCAGTCAGAAATTACAGACATGAGTGTTAAAGGATATGTATATTACATCTTGGGAATAATCCATTTTTTAGTATCCTTCAATGTTAAggcagggcacatttactaatggtcgaatatcgagggttaattaaccctcgatattccaccctcaaagttaaatccttcgacttcagaaaaatttgccaggcataagggtgcgaagtaacactagcgaatttactccagcgtccgtgaatcggcaaattaacaaaaatgcgctacgctagcgaattaacgctagcgttaggcgctttgtcctttagtgaatttgccccatgggctcTTGGATTTATTAACACTTTATCCTACAGAATCTTGATTTCTCAGCAGATATACTGTTTATCTCATGTGATCAACCATTTCTTTTGTGACCTTACAGCTCTCTTAAAACTATCCTGTAGTGACACTTCTGCTATTGAACACCTCACTTTTGCTGAAGGAGTTTTGTGTAGtttcttgcctttttttctcATAGTGGCTTCCTACGTCTGCATTATTTGCAGCATAATGAAGATACCCTCTATTGAAGGAAGGAGAAAAGCCTTCTCAACTTGTTCTTCACATCTCACAGTCATTACACTTTTTTATGGAACAATTATTTTCATGTATATTTGACCTATCTCTAAGTATTCACCTGCTCAAGATAAGCTCTATGCAGTTTTCTATACAACTTTTATTCCAATTACTAATCCTATAATATATAGTCTGAGAAACAGAGATGTTAAAGCTGCTTTTAGAAAGCTGATATGTGCAGTCACTTGGTTTTCTTCAAAGAACACTTAATTacacaaagaaaacaaatgtaatttatattctgtattttatcATTTAATATAGATTGGTTCTAAAGGGGTATTTACCTAATTCCTACAAGAGTCAATGATCCTCTTATCCTTAAATTTGTATCCAGAGAAAATAGAGAGCATGGCAGCTGTAGCTTGGTATGTCTTCTCATGACCATGCAAGCTTTATTCAGGGTTTATGAGCCTTAATGTATTATACAAAGCCTGTTTGAAATATCATTCTAGCATCATTCCTGGGAGGTGGtggatataatatttttttttttattaacactaGTTACAATGAAACTTTCATATAATAGTTACATTGCtgtaaaacttttttggggtGTTTCTTGAATTGTGgaaaatgttcaattttgaaaaacatctgccccttagagtatgaCTGCAGATATTTTACCACATCAGACTCAGTGCTTAGTTTTTTAGTGCTTATTTTAGCTTAGTGCTTTAGTTTTATCTATTACTATTTTTATGGGAAAGGTTGAAAGGTATGACACTGCCTGATTATGATACTTCATACTTTGGTCATACAGATGTTACTTActagtaatttttttgggtacctctGTGGTGGTGTGTGGTTCTTTTCTATAATCACATGAAACAGTAATCATAtatgcaaaatacattaaaacaaagtccaaagttaaAATGAAAGGATCTGGGTTCAGCATTTGAGTAGTTCCTGGCTCAATAAGTAACCACTCCTGTATTTCTATAATGCTATTCCCTTATCAAAAGTTATTTGAGACTCTTTGATTCTTCTATATGTCCATTCTCAGTTGAAAAACCAGGACATTGTAGTCATTGTCAATGATTGCTCATGTCTACTTGCAGTCATGTGAAAAATTAGGACACCCCATTAAATATTcagttctttattaaaaaatgttgacatATCGATGTctaatcttgtttttatttatctctggaaaataaagtgatttaatTGCAGGTGGGCaatagtgatggttgaatttgcgccgtttcggttcgccgaaaaattcacgatatggcgaaaaatttgcgaaatgacgccggcaaattttcagcagcgaattttcgcggacgtttcgtgaatttttccgctggcggcaaatcacgcaaattcgcgtctagtgaataaattcgcccatcactagtgagcaaTAACTATTAACCTTGATTTACTCATTAAACAAAAGATATCAACAAAAATGTGTATTCTAACTGAGGAAAAAGTTAGGACACCCTACCCCCTAATAGCTAGTGTTATCCCCTTTAGCTTAAATAAGTGCAGTGAGATGCTTCTTGTAGCCATCTACCAGTCTATGACATCGGTCTGAGGAAAATTTGCCCTTCTTCTCAATGTATAATTCTTTGAGCTGTGAgacgttttttttttgcatgtacagCCCGTTTCAAGTCACCCCACAGCATCTCAATGGGATTAATATCTGGGCTTTGACCTGGCCACTCCAGGACTCTCTATTTTTTAGTTTTCTGTCAGTTTACAGTTCCACTTCAACTTTTTTCTTACAGATGGTCTGACATGTTCCTTAAGCACCCTCACAGTAGAATTCTTGGTGGATTCTATGATGGTGAGCTGGACAGGTCCTACTGCAGCAAAGCATCCCCAAACCATGACACTTCCACCTCTATGCTTCACAGTTGGTATGAGGTTCTTGTcctgaaatgctgtatttggttTACACCAAATATGTCCTCCACTTGTAGACTATGTGGACAGAGTGGAATGTCTGATTTCAAATTCTTTTGAGATCTTTTTAAATCCCTTAGCAGACTGATAAGATGCTACAATCTTCTTCCTGAAGGCCTCAGACAGCTTTTTTAATCTCACCATGGTGTTCACTCTCACCTCAACAGTCAGGAGGCCACACAACTAAATGTCTGAGGTTTAAATAGGTAAAACCTCCATCAAAATGTTGAGTAACAATGTTCTAATCATGTGTAAATGATGTGATACACCTGTGTGTGATTTGAGCCATTTTAAGTGGGAATAAATGTGGGTGTCCTGATTTATTTCTCACCAGAAATTGCATTTttgtagaattacattttacagaagATTTTGAAAAGTATTTTCTTCAGTTTTACTTTTTAAGTTATAATTCTTGAATCTCCCAGTATTGTTAATATTGAGATTAAATATCCATATGTCCAAGAATGTTACAAAAACACACAGGCTTTCACAGGCTTTCatctttttttcacatgactgtatatcTAGTCTTGtccaaaatattttacaaatgcaTCCTATTATCTGAATTAGGTAAGCCCTTGCCATTTTTAGGGCAGCACATCAATACTGTGCTTTTAAATAGGCTTGGTAGGAATTGAAGTTATTCATTTTTAATCACTATAATTGCAGGATTTACAAGAGCACTTTTTAAGATGGGACGTGATCTAGTAGATATCCTATTTAGCACATGCCTTCATGGAATTTTATAAGAATTGCTCAATACTAATTACCACATGCAAATTGCAATGaaaacgttttttgtttttttttggatgataGTATCGCTATATAAAGAAGGCAAGTAGGATATTATAATAAAGTTGTCAATTAAGACCTTTAAAAGTCAAAacatttacacacaaaaaaaatccaaattctaaatggataatttgcaatatatttaaaagggtTTAAATATACTGATGAAAGTattaaacaaatcagttaatattgtAATTGTGTGTTAAAATAAAGTTCTCAGATCCCTAGTGGAGAACTCAAAATACTACAATAAGATCCCAGTGGAATAGACCATAATACCTTAAGACGTAATCATCTGGGAGTCACTGACTAGGGGAAAAATGAATCCAGAATTATAAATAAACATCACTTTTAATCACAGTGTAGGCTGTGCAAGGCATATGCACCACATAGTGCATATGGCTATGGTGAGTATTTATACAATACATGCACAAATAATCATACTTTAAGGCATATAACTTGTTTTTGCATTCTATGCAATGTCAAATAAGGGTAAGCTACAGTATATTTGCTATAAATgctacactttttcttttttatacaagaGGACATATTTTTCTCAATATcattattctaaatatttttatacaaagaCCTTGCATGCTAAACAGTGAACAGACAGACCTCATTTATTTGAGACACCTTTATGcaatttacaattatattttactatttaaattCCTTTCTTGTCTTCCAAAGATGAGAAAGCGTGGCCTTCTGATACCAGTTTATGAAGAAGCACAGTAAACTGTAAACCTCACCAATATTGCAAAAGTATATCCAGCCAATGAAAACAGTGGTTTATTTCTCCTAGATTTTCTTCAAGATGTTTTATGCCTCAATAAAAGCAACATTGGCTTCTGGGATTAAAATGGTTTAAAGGAATAGGATGAAAGAAATTGTCAGGGAAGAGTCAAGGGGAAAGTGCTGCAAGATAACCATATCTACTTTGgacaaaagtttttattttaattggatgTTTTAGCAAAAAGAAATCAGAAAGATTGTCTACCCGTATATTCTCATTATTAGGAGCTCATAGTTTACAGCAATTATAGTGTGGCCTATATTTTGTTGGACGGCATGATGAAAACTGCAGTACATTGTGGAAGTGAatcagctgtgcaaaaatgtgatttttattggctcaaaaatAAGTAGACTACTTGtttttgagccaataaaaatcaaaatttctTACTATTTAATTTCTGCTATACAGATACCAAGAATCATATGACTATAATGAAGTAGATAGGGATGGGTGAagtttttcaccttgttttgctgcggaaatgatgcccataggcttgtatggtgttgtgcgtaaaaaaaatgacgtgcgtaaaaaaaaattcgccgcacgacaaaaatttttttacgcgacatttcgccggcagcaaatttgTGTCGAAACgtaacgggtcaaattcacccatccctacatggctttgttatttttttctttttaaacaaaagtaaaataGTGATGATACTTCCAGTGCATGTATATTCAGAGACAGGTTGGCACAAAGCAGTCAGTAATATGTGACCGAACAttgatttgaaaatatttcaatataagtTATTATCATGTATCATtagtaacaataaataatgagTAAAACATTCtctgtgtttttatataatatctTTAAGAAACTGGCAGCCACATTAGGCTTCAAAGATTTCCAGAACCAAACCAAAGTCACAGAAGTTATTATTCTTGGAATTACAGACATTCAAGTTCTACAGACCCCACTGTTTAGTATTTTCCTCATTATATACCTACTTACTTTGGCAGCCAATCTTCTTATCATAACAGTTGTAATCAGTAACCCCATACTCCACAACCCAATGTACTTCTTCATCTGCAACCTTTCCTTTTTGGACATCTCTTACTCTTCTGTCATTCAGCCAAAGCTCCTTTCAACTCTCCTAGCAGGTCCCAGTGTTGTTTCCTTTCCTGGCTGCATAGAACAGCTTTATGTTTTCATGTCATTGGCATGCACAGAATTTGTCTCCTTAACAGCCATGTCATACGACCGCTACCTGGCAATATGTAAGCCCTTACACTATGCTGTTTTAATTAATACGAGAATCTGTA
The sequence above is a segment of the Xenopus laevis strain J_2021 chromosome 8L, Xenopus_laevis_v10.1, whole genome shotgun sequence genome. Coding sequences within it:
- the LOC108699018 gene encoding olfactory receptor 12D1, with the translated sequence MVPGNKTSVTDFVLLGLTDHTRLQIILFVCVLIIYSLNLTGNFLIMLIIISDSSLHIPMYSFLWNLAFIDICYSSVVAPKMLSDLFSTKKTISFTGCILQIHFLHFLGSSEAILFSAMSYDRYVAIQNPLRYSSIMNVRLCLQLSLGCLMLGFLHSLLHTLLTAKLPFCGPDVINHFFCDIKPLLKLACTDTSLNLHLLNGVTGTLITATLFLTILSYIFISRCLMKTSNTEGRKRAFAICSAHLTAVLLLTGTAIFTYIRPSSQSSLDQDRAAAVLYTVLPPALNPIIYSLRNKQIKIAMKTLTRNWLF